The Streptomyces tendae genome has a window encoding:
- a CDS encoding pectate lyase family protein, with protein sequence MNGRVWHGHARRAGVLAGCTALVLTLTGTAAQARTPAHRDPARQTLPAGDGWASYGTGTTGGAAAGTAQVRTVTDWAQFTAALAEGGDAPRIIKVKGTVDAVAAGCDALAAPGYDFDAYLEAYAPETWGLDRDLSDEPDDSPEGLRRSSAARQDVVIKVNVPSNTTIIGVGRNAAIKGASLQIKGVDNVIVRNLTLESPVDCFPQWDPTDGDRGNWNSEYDTVVVYGSTHVWLDHNTFTDGSHPDSAAPVHFGMLYQQHDGELDIVRGANHVTASWNVFTEHDKTILIGNSDSESTAVDDRGKLKVTFHHNLFSDLTERTPRVRFGQVDVYNNHFKAGSGYGYSFGIGKESQLVAEHNAFTLPRGISPAKVLKRWNDSPLTARHNLVNGRPVDLIAVHNARIPEETLRSGAGWTPTLRAAVHPAWAVPALVHLGAGAGRLG encoded by the coding sequence ATGAACGGACGTGTATGGCATGGGCATGCCAGAAGAGCCGGTGTGCTGGCCGGCTGCACCGCCCTCGTGCTGACCCTGACCGGTACCGCCGCGCAGGCCCGCACGCCCGCGCACCGCGACCCCGCCCGCCAGACCCTGCCCGCGGGCGACGGCTGGGCCTCGTACGGCACCGGCACCACCGGAGGCGCCGCCGCCGGTACCGCGCAGGTCCGCACCGTGACCGACTGGGCCCAGTTCACCGCGGCCCTCGCGGAGGGCGGGGACGCCCCGAGGATCATCAAGGTGAAGGGCACGGTCGACGCCGTCGCCGCCGGCTGCGACGCGCTCGCCGCACCCGGCTACGACTTCGACGCCTACCTGGAGGCGTACGCCCCCGAGACCTGGGGCCTGGACCGGGACCTGAGCGACGAGCCCGACGACAGCCCCGAAGGCCTGCGCCGCTCCTCCGCCGCCCGGCAGGACGTGGTGATCAAGGTGAACGTCCCCTCCAACACCACGATCATCGGCGTCGGCCGGAACGCCGCGATCAAGGGCGCCAGCCTGCAGATCAAGGGCGTGGACAACGTCATCGTCCGCAACCTCACCCTGGAGAGCCCCGTCGACTGCTTCCCGCAGTGGGACCCCACCGACGGCGACCGGGGCAACTGGAACTCCGAGTACGACACCGTCGTCGTGTACGGCTCCACCCACGTGTGGCTGGACCACAACACCTTCACCGACGGCTCGCACCCCGACAGCGCGGCCCCGGTCCACTTCGGCATGCTCTACCAGCAGCACGACGGCGAACTGGACATCGTGCGGGGCGCGAACCACGTCACCGCCTCCTGGAACGTCTTCACCGAGCACGACAAGACGATCCTCATCGGCAACAGCGACAGCGAGTCCACCGCCGTGGACGACCGCGGCAAGCTGAAAGTGACCTTCCACCACAACCTGTTCTCGGACCTCACCGAGCGGACACCGCGCGTGCGCTTCGGCCAGGTCGACGTCTACAACAACCACTTCAAGGCCGGCTCCGGCTACGGCTACAGCTTCGGTATCGGCAAGGAGTCCCAACTCGTCGCCGAGCACAACGCGTTCACCCTGCCCCGGGGCATCAGCCCGGCGAAGGTCCTCAAGCGCTGGAACGACTCGCCGCTCACCGCCCGGCACAACCTGGTCAACGGCAGGCCCGTCGACCTGATCGCCGTCCACAACGCGCGGATCCCCGAGGAGACCCTGCGCTCCGGCGCGGGCTGGACGCCCACCCTGCGCGCCGCCGTGCACCCCGCCTGGGCCGTCCCGGCCCTGGTCCACCTCGGCGCGGGCGCCGGCCGCCTCGGCTGA
- a CDS encoding pectinesterase family protein: MPAHLSRRNILLAGAAAGSALASAAAPAQAARRPRAAFGRHGSPSARLTRSTLYVHPEGAGDFTGVQAAVDAATGPGRTLVLAPGVYRETVSVPADRTDMTWIGASEDPGDVVVVYDNAAGTPKPDGSGTYGTSGSATTTLRPDGFTARRITFANDWLRADHPGISGTQAVAVKVTGDRSAFLHCRFLGHQDTLYADSASPDTVARQYFAHCYAEGDVDFVFGRATAVFERCRFHTLTRPDLTSAPHGFVFAPSTAGANPRGFLVTHSRITSQAPDGHYKLARPWVPSSDPTARPMLTVRETRLGAGIDAVAPYTDMASGHPWQDQRFAEYRNTGAGAVVTVPANRPQLTPAQAAAHTPRAYLGDRRSRA, encoded by the coding sequence ATGCCTGCGCACCTGTCCCGGAGGAACATCCTGCTGGCCGGCGCCGCGGCCGGCTCCGCACTCGCGTCGGCCGCCGCTCCCGCACAGGCGGCCCGCCGCCCCCGCGCCGCGTTCGGCCGCCACGGCTCGCCCTCCGCCCGGCTCACCCGCTCCACCCTGTACGTCCACCCCGAGGGCGCCGGTGACTTCACCGGCGTCCAGGCGGCCGTCGACGCTGCCACCGGCCCCGGACGCACGCTCGTCCTCGCCCCCGGCGTCTACCGGGAGACGGTCTCCGTCCCCGCAGACCGCACGGACATGACCTGGATCGGCGCCTCCGAGGACCCTGGTGACGTGGTCGTCGTGTACGACAACGCGGCCGGCACCCCGAAACCCGACGGTTCCGGCACCTACGGGACCTCGGGCTCCGCCACCACCACCCTGCGCCCCGACGGCTTCACCGCACGCCGGATCACCTTCGCCAACGACTGGCTGCGCGCCGACCACCCCGGCATCAGCGGCACCCAGGCCGTCGCCGTCAAGGTGACCGGTGACCGCAGCGCCTTCCTGCACTGCCGGTTCCTCGGCCACCAGGACACCCTCTACGCCGACTCGGCCTCCCCGGACACCGTCGCCCGCCAGTACTTCGCCCACTGCTACGCCGAGGGGGACGTCGACTTCGTCTTCGGCCGGGCCACCGCCGTCTTCGAGCGGTGCCGGTTCCACACGCTGACCCGCCCCGACCTCACCTCCGCCCCTCACGGCTTCGTCTTCGCCCCCTCCACCGCCGGGGCCAACCCGCGCGGCTTCCTGGTGACGCACAGCCGGATCACCAGCCAGGCTCCCGACGGCCACTACAAGCTGGCCCGCCCCTGGGTGCCCAGCTCCGATCCGACGGCCCGGCCCATGCTCACCGTCCGTGAGACACGACTCGGCGCGGGCATCGACGCCGTGGCGCCCTACACGGACATGGCGAGCGGCCACCCCTGGCAGGACCAGCGGTTCGCCGAGTACCGCAACACCGGCGCCGGCGCGGTGGTCACGGTCCCCGCCAACCGGCCACAGCTCACCCCGGCCCAGGCTGCGGCGCACACCCCTCGGGCCTACCTCGGCGACCGGCGGTCCCGGGCATGA
- a CDS encoding dienelactone hydrolase family protein, with the protein MTSVPGPPGLLDALKDDLTFPLAWGTSPVRDLARWRRAARATVEGLLVVPSEPTTPYDPVHIAGPEGDGYARELVEVSLTRRTRVRGALLTPHGPGPFPAVLLLHDHGSRFDIGKEKCVRPWYDDIRLASAEEWAGRHFDGRFPGDELARRGHVVLCLDALGWGERGPLVYEEQQALASTLYNLGSSLAGLHAREDQRAAAFLAGLDRVDARRVATAGWSMGGYRAWQAAALSDHVTAAASVCWMTGLKQMTVPGNNTLRGQSAFHMLHPGLARHLDIPDVASLAAPKPMLFFHGARDPHFPADGVRHAYARLRTVWRAWGAEERLRLRVWPEHGHTFGSPMQDELYAWLDSAPHA; encoded by the coding sequence ATGACCTCCGTGCCCGGACCGCCCGGCCTGCTCGACGCGCTCAAGGACGACCTGACGTTCCCGCTCGCCTGGGGCACCTCGCCCGTCCGCGACCTCGCGCGCTGGCGCCGGGCGGCCCGGGCCACGGTCGAGGGCCTGCTCGTCGTACCGTCCGAACCCACCACGCCGTACGACCCCGTGCACATCGCGGGCCCGGAAGGCGACGGCTACGCGCGGGAGTTGGTGGAGGTCTCCCTCACCCGCCGCACCCGGGTCCGCGGCGCCCTGCTCACCCCGCACGGCCCCGGCCCCTTCCCGGCGGTCCTGCTGCTGCACGACCACGGATCCCGGTTCGACATCGGCAAGGAGAAGTGCGTACGGCCCTGGTACGACGACATCCGGCTGGCCTCCGCCGAGGAGTGGGCCGGGCGCCACTTCGACGGGCGGTTCCCCGGCGACGAACTCGCCCGCCGCGGCCACGTCGTGCTCTGTCTCGACGCGCTCGGCTGGGGCGAACGCGGTCCGCTCGTATACGAAGAGCAGCAGGCGCTCGCGAGCACCCTCTACAATCTGGGCTCCTCCCTCGCCGGACTGCACGCCCGCGAGGACCAGCGCGCCGCGGCCTTCCTCGCGGGGCTCGACCGGGTGGACGCCCGCCGGGTCGCCACCGCCGGCTGGTCCATGGGCGGCTACCGCGCCTGGCAGGCCGCCGCGCTCAGCGACCACGTGACGGCCGCGGCGAGCGTGTGCTGGATGACCGGGCTGAAGCAGATGACGGTGCCCGGCAACAACACCCTGCGCGGCCAGTCGGCCTTCCACATGCTGCACCCCGGACTCGCCCGCCACCTGGACATTCCCGATGTGGCGAGCCTCGCCGCCCCCAAGCCGATGCTGTTCTTCCACGGCGCCCGCGACCCCCACTTCCCCGCCGACGGGGTGCGTCACGCGTACGCCAGGCTGCGCACGGTCTGGCGGGCCTGGGGCGCCGAGGAGCGGCTGCGGCTGCGGGTCTGGCCCGAGCACGGCCACACCTTCGGCTCCCCGATGCAGGACGAGCTGTACGCCTGGCTGGACTCCGCGCCGCACGCGTGA
- a CDS encoding NCS2 family permease translates to MSEAQKTAARQDAGPSTVTGVDRFFRITERGSTFGREIRGGFATFFTMAYILVLNPLIMGGAKDKFGEQLDPVQLTTATALVAAVMTIIMGVGGNLPLALAAGLGLNAVVAYQIAPLMSWDDAMGLIVLEGLLICVLVVTGLREAVMHAIPQPLKQAISVGIGLFIALIGFVDAGFVTRIPDAANTTVPVQLGGTGTLTGWPMLVFCVGVLLTVGLVARKVRGAILISIVTMTVVALVVNAFADVDTWGLTTPEWPDKVVDAPDFGLLGQFSLFGAFGQIGVVTVVLLVFTLILSDFFDTMGTVVGVSAEAGLLDEDGKVPGLGKVLLIDGAAAVAGGAASASSATSYIESAAGVGEGARTGFANLVTGSLFGLALFLTPLLTIVPLQAAAPALVAVGFLMMTQVKHIDWDRYEIAVPAFLTIAVMPFTYSITNGIGAGFLAYVLIKTVLGRAKEVHWLLWGTAALFLVYFAIDPIEQLLGVG, encoded by the coding sequence ATGTCCGAGGCACAGAAGACGGCCGCACGGCAGGACGCCGGGCCGTCCACGGTGACGGGTGTCGACCGGTTCTTCCGGATCACCGAACGGGGCTCGACGTTCGGCCGGGAGATACGCGGCGGCTTCGCCACCTTCTTCACGATGGCGTACATCCTCGTGCTCAACCCCCTGATCATGGGCGGCGCGAAGGACAAGTTCGGTGAGCAGCTCGACCCGGTGCAGCTCACCACCGCCACCGCCCTGGTGGCCGCCGTGATGACGATCATCATGGGCGTCGGCGGCAACCTGCCCCTCGCCCTGGCCGCCGGGCTGGGACTCAACGCGGTCGTCGCCTATCAGATCGCCCCGCTGATGAGCTGGGACGACGCGATGGGTCTGATCGTGCTGGAGGGTCTGCTCATCTGCGTCCTCGTGGTGACCGGGCTGCGCGAGGCCGTCATGCACGCCATCCCGCAGCCGCTGAAGCAGGCGATCAGTGTCGGCATCGGACTGTTCATCGCCCTGATCGGCTTCGTCGACGCCGGGTTCGTCACCCGCATACCCGACGCCGCGAACACCACCGTGCCGGTCCAGCTGGGCGGCACCGGCACCCTCACCGGCTGGCCGATGCTGGTGTTCTGCGTCGGCGTGCTGCTCACCGTCGGACTGGTCGCCCGCAAGGTGCGCGGCGCCATCCTCATCAGCATCGTCACCATGACCGTGGTGGCGCTCGTCGTCAACGCGTTCGCCGACGTCGACACCTGGGGCCTGACCACTCCCGAGTGGCCCGACAAGGTCGTCGACGCCCCGGACTTCGGTCTCCTCGGCCAGTTCAGCCTGTTCGGCGCGTTCGGCCAGATCGGCGTGGTCACCGTCGTGCTGCTGGTGTTCACCCTGATCCTGTCCGACTTCTTCGACACCATGGGCACCGTCGTCGGCGTCAGCGCCGAGGCCGGCCTGCTGGACGAGGACGGCAAGGTGCCCGGCCTCGGCAAGGTGCTGCTCATCGACGGCGCCGCGGCCGTCGCGGGCGGCGCCGCCTCCGCCTCGTCGGCGACCTCCTACATCGAGTCGGCGGCCGGCGTCGGCGAGGGCGCCCGTACCGGCTTCGCCAACCTGGTCACCGGCTCCCTGTTCGGCCTCGCCCTGTTCCTGACCCCGCTGCTCACCATCGTCCCCCTGCAGGCGGCGGCCCCCGCGCTGGTCGCGGTCGGCTTCCTGATGATGACCCAGGTCAAGCACATCGACTGGGACCGCTACGAGATCGCCGTCCCGGCGTTCCTCACCATCGCCGTGATGCCGTTCACCTACTCCATCACCAACGGCATCGGCGCCGGCTTCCTCGCCTACGTCCTGATCAAGACGGTGCTGGGCCGCGCCAAGGAGGTCCACTGGCTGCTGTGGGGCACCGCGGCACTGTTCCTCGTCTACTTCGCCATCGACCCGATCGAACAGCTCCTGGGCGTGGGCTAG
- a CDS encoding SDR family oxidoreductase, which translates to MLVTGATGRIGRLVVGRLLDAGVPVRALVRRPDAAATLPAQAEVFTGDLTEPESLDPALTGAGAVFLVWTAPPDTAAAVVERLAARVRRVVFLSSPHRTPHPFFQQPNPMADLHAHVERLIAAAGPEATVLRPGMLASNALAWWAPAIRAGQTVRWPYGAAETAPVDDRDVAAVAARTLYDPDLAGGDHVLTGPESMTQAAQVRAVGEALGLPVPFEEMTPEEFRRLSDGSAPGAVVDMLLGAWNAAVGRPAHVTTAVADLLGEARTFRRWAADHAAAFRPAASY; encoded by the coding sequence GTGCTGGTGACCGGGGCGACGGGCCGGATCGGCCGCCTGGTCGTCGGCCGGCTGCTCGACGCGGGCGTACCGGTCCGCGCCCTCGTCCGCCGCCCGGACGCGGCGGCGACGCTTCCCGCGCAGGCCGAGGTCTTCACCGGCGACCTCACCGAGCCCGAGTCCCTGGATCCGGCGCTGACGGGCGCGGGTGCCGTCTTCCTCGTCTGGACGGCTCCGCCCGACACCGCGGCGGCGGTCGTCGAACGCCTGGCGGCCCGGGTACGGCGGGTCGTCTTCCTCTCCTCCCCGCACCGGACTCCGCACCCCTTCTTCCAGCAGCCCAACCCCATGGCGGATCTGCACGCGCACGTCGAACGGCTGATCGCGGCGGCCGGGCCGGAGGCGACAGTTCTCCGGCCCGGCATGCTCGCGTCGAACGCGCTGGCCTGGTGGGCACCCGCGATCCGCGCCGGCCAGACCGTCCGGTGGCCCTACGGGGCCGCCGAGACGGCGCCGGTCGACGACCGGGACGTCGCGGCCGTCGCGGCGCGCACGCTGTACGACCCTGACCTCGCCGGAGGTGACCATGTGCTCACCGGCCCCGAGTCGATGACCCAGGCCGCGCAGGTACGGGCCGTCGGGGAGGCCCTGGGACTCCCGGTCCCCTTCGAGGAGATGACTCCGGAGGAGTTCCGCCGCCTGTCGGACGGCAGCGCGCCCGGCGCGGTGGTGGACATGCTGCTCGGCGCGTGGAACGCGGCGGTCGGACGGCCCGCCCACGTGACCACCGCCGTTGCCGACCTCCTCGGTGAGGCGCGGACGTTCCGCCGCTGGGCCGCCGACCACGCCGCCGCGTTCCGGCCGGCGGCCTCCTACTAG